A single window of Archangium gephyra DNA harbors:
- a CDS encoding MFS transporter encodes MSSSASAAPSVFRHRDFRLYQLARLCAVLAVQIESVAIGWQVYELTGSALALGYTGLAQFLPFLAFSLLGGQVADRVDRRAILAVCQGVMLLCSLLLLTFSLGHIQDVRFVYGVLVLFGTARAFYAPAGSAITAHLVPTEDLSRAIAVNSTTWQVATIAGPAVGGVLYAWAGATGSYIGSAALCALTVVWILSLKVRTGSASSESFSVSTLLAGFRFVRRQRLLLGSITLDLFAVLLGGAVALLPMYAKDVLHTGPWGLGLLRSASAAGAALVAVVLAVRPLGGRAGWKMFVSVAVFGAATLVFGVSRSLPLSVLALAVAGAADMVSVVVRSTLELMATPDEMRGRVGAVNMMCVGASNELGEFRAGAFAEHVGAVPAVVAGAVGTLVVVALWAWAFPELRRVDHLEDAARQPLPGDAGPEAVSTPS; translated from the coding sequence ATGTCTTCTTCAGCCAGCGCCGCTCCGTCCGTCTTCCGTCACCGTGACTTCCGCCTGTACCAGCTGGCGCGCCTGTGCGCGGTGCTCGCCGTGCAAATCGAGTCAGTGGCCATCGGCTGGCAGGTGTACGAGCTGACGGGCAGCGCCCTGGCCCTGGGCTACACGGGGCTGGCGCAGTTCCTGCCCTTCCTCGCCTTCAGCCTCCTTGGCGGACAGGTGGCGGACCGCGTGGACCGGCGCGCCATCCTCGCGGTGTGCCAGGGCGTCATGCTGCTGTGCAGCCTGTTGCTGCTCACCTTCTCGCTGGGCCACATCCAGGACGTGCGATTCGTCTACGGGGTGCTGGTGCTCTTCGGCACCGCGCGCGCCTTCTACGCGCCCGCGGGCTCCGCCATCACGGCGCACCTGGTGCCCACCGAGGACCTCTCGCGCGCCATCGCCGTCAACTCCACCACCTGGCAGGTGGCCACCATCGCCGGCCCCGCGGTGGGCGGTGTCCTCTATGCGTGGGCGGGCGCCACGGGCTCCTATATCGGCTCGGCCGCCCTGTGCGCGCTCACCGTGGTGTGGATTCTGTCGCTGAAGGTGAGGACGGGCAGCGCCTCCAGCGAGTCGTTCTCCGTGTCCACGCTCCTGGCGGGGTTCCGCTTCGTGCGCCGGCAGCGGCTGCTGCTGGGCAGCATCACCCTGGACCTGTTCGCGGTGCTGCTGGGCGGAGCGGTGGCGCTGCTGCCCATGTACGCGAAGGACGTGCTGCACACCGGGCCGTGGGGCCTGGGGCTGCTGCGCAGTGCGTCGGCGGCGGGCGCGGCGCTCGTCGCGGTGGTGCTCGCCGTGCGTCCGCTGGGAGGCCGGGCCGGGTGGAAGATGTTCGTCTCGGTGGCTGTCTTTGGCGCGGCGACGCTCGTCTTCGGGGTGAGCCGCTCGCTGCCGCTGTCCGTGCTGGCCCTGGCGGTGGCGGGGGCCGCGGACATGGTGAGCGTGGTGGTGCGCAGCACGCTGGAGCTGATGGCCACGCCGGATGAGATGCGGGGCCGCGTGGGCGCGGTGAACATGATGTGCGTGGGCGCCTCCAACGAGCTGGGCGAGTTCCGCGCCGGTGCCTTCGCCGAGCACGTGGGCGCGGTGCCCGCGGTGGTGGCGGGCGCGGTGGGGACGTTGGTGGTGGTGGCGCTGTGGGCCTGGGCCTTCCCCGAGCTGCGGCGGGTGGACCACCTGGAGGACGCGGCTCGCCAGCCCCTGCCCGGGGATGCCGGGCCCGAGGCCGTGAGCACCCCTTCGTGA
- a CDS encoding HutD family protein yields the protein MRRLGPDDYRDMPWKNGGGVTRELWKLPHPSDPARFLARVSIATVGASGPFSLFPGVDRTLMILDGAGVALTVDGTREVVLDQRLRPFEFPGEADIQCRLLGGPVRDFNLMVDRARAQGSLEVVQLAPGETRTLAGAGTVLLHVLEGRATLPGEPLARDETLWLEAPGLLMLRSDEGATVVAIQLERRPSAP from the coding sequence ATGAGACGACTCGGACCCGACGACTACCGCGACATGCCCTGGAAGAACGGGGGTGGGGTGACGCGCGAGCTGTGGAAGCTGCCCCATCCGTCCGACCCGGCCCGCTTCCTGGCGCGCGTGTCGATCGCCACCGTCGGGGCCTCCGGGCCCTTCTCCCTGTTCCCGGGGGTGGATCGGACCTTGATGATCCTCGACGGCGCGGGGGTGGCGCTGACCGTCGATGGGACGCGCGAGGTGGTGCTCGACCAGCGCCTGCGGCCGTTCGAGTTTCCGGGTGAGGCGGACATCCAATGCCGGTTGCTCGGCGGTCCGGTGCGGGACTTCAACCTCATGGTGGACCGGGCCCGGGCCCAGGGCTCGCTCGAGGTGGTCCAGCTGGCTCCGGGGGAAACCCGTACGCTCGCGGGCGCCGGGACGGTGTTGCTCCATGTCCTGGAGGGGCGGGCGACGCTTCCCGGGGAGCCGCTGGCCCGGGACGAGACGCTGTGGCTGGAGGCGCCCGGGCTCCTGATGCTGCGGAGCGACGAGGGGGCCACGGTGGTGGCCATCCAGCTGGAACGGCGCCCGTCCGCTCCATGA
- the cglB gene encoding adventurous gliding motility lipoprotein CglB yields MNAKNVSRLGGSLVRGFVLCLLGGVLATGCRPSETPEDKPDAGLPGADAGTTDAGTTDAGTSGPDAGTDAGMTDPDAGMTDPDAGTVLAQVDVGEPKPNLMLLVDTSGSMTLPMNVDLRDSSGAYVCRRGGTAAGEPCGNDTFPCDTSRCPTRWSSLQAAMASFLGSSGARVRTGLATFPDLRSDNVYNCGGTFGVTVGLPGTDTDDKDTLVAKAAQVNSELQAIKNSSSTPGVKTPMGGTPTNPSLQFMGTLPELQTAGRSNFVLLLTDGLPNCNANYPNPYPSASCRCTLGTLSGIALCSYEPYDKLGCLDKDGSVSAVMALKSKNIQTIVVGFGSELATGEGAVVLNAMAEQGGFSRTCTQHVDCGSVDTCDMSNGLCGRRFYPASNQGELSVVLQGVVDRVRKTACLVPFEGAGSYTQSSLVVSVDGVELAPGESTWSLTSEGVRFAGTTCQQLQEASRADPVRIVVRLR; encoded by the coding sequence ATGAACGCCAAGAACGTGTCTCGTCTGGGTGGAAGCCTCGTGCGTGGTTTTGTCCTGTGCCTTCTCGGGGGAGTGCTCGCCACCGGCTGCCGTCCGAGCGAAACCCCTGAGGACAAACCCGACGCGGGCCTGCCCGGAGCGGACGCGGGGACGACGGACGCGGGAACGACGGACGCGGGAACGAGCGGACCGGACGCCGGGACGGACGCGGGGATGACCGACCCGGACGCGGGGATGACCGACCCGGACGCGGGCACGGTGTTGGCACAGGTGGACGTGGGAGAGCCCAAGCCGAACCTGATGCTGTTGGTGGACACCTCCGGTTCGATGACGCTCCCGATGAACGTGGATCTGCGGGATTCTTCCGGGGCGTACGTGTGTCGGCGCGGTGGCACGGCCGCTGGCGAGCCCTGCGGGAACGATACCTTCCCGTGCGACACGAGCAGGTGCCCCACGCGTTGGTCGTCGCTGCAGGCGGCGATGGCGTCCTTCCTCGGGAGCAGCGGCGCCAGGGTGCGTACCGGACTCGCCACCTTCCCGGACCTGAGGTCGGACAATGTCTATAACTGCGGTGGCACGTTCGGAGTCACCGTGGGTCTGCCTGGCACGGACACGGACGATAAGGACACGCTCGTGGCCAAGGCCGCGCAAGTGAACAGCGAGCTCCAGGCCATCAAGAACTCCTCGTCCACGCCGGGGGTCAAGACGCCGATGGGCGGCACACCCACGAATCCGAGCCTCCAGTTCATGGGCACGCTTCCGGAATTGCAGACGGCTGGCCGCTCCAACTTCGTGCTGCTGCTGACCGACGGCCTTCCCAACTGCAACGCGAACTACCCGAACCCCTATCCGAGCGCGAGCTGCAGATGCACGCTGGGCACCCTGAGCGGTATTGCCCTGTGCTCGTACGAGCCGTACGACAAGCTGGGCTGCCTCGACAAGGATGGCTCGGTGTCGGCGGTGATGGCGCTGAAGAGCAAGAACATCCAGACCATTGTCGTCGGCTTTGGCTCGGAGCTCGCCACTGGGGAGGGCGCGGTCGTGCTCAACGCCATGGCCGAGCAGGGCGGCTTCTCGCGCACCTGCACGCAGCACGTGGACTGCGGCTCGGTCGACACGTGCGACATGTCCAATGGACTGTGCGGCCGCCGCTTCTATCCGGCATCCAACCAGGGTGAGCTGAGCGTGGTGCTCCAGGGCGTGGTCGACCGGGTGCGCAAGACGGCCTGCCTCGTGCCGTTCGAAGGCGCCGGCTCCTACACACAGTCGTCGCTCGTGGTCTCCGTGGATGGGGTGGAATTGGCGCCGGGTGAGTCCACGTGGAGCCTGACGAGCGAGGGGGTGCGCTTCGCGGGCACCACGTGTCAACAGCTCCAGGAAGCCTCGCGGGCGGATCCGGTGCGCATCGTGGTGCGGTTGCGCTGA
- a CDS encoding DUF5131 family protein, which translates to MELIPFTFNPWWGCTRVSPGCDHCYAERIDLRAGGGHWGKGAPRRTFGEKYWARPLQWDRAAARLGQRARVLCASMADVFDAEAPEGALERLWALIRRTPHLDWLVLTKRPARIARSLPPDWGGGYANVWLGATVEDQTLAEQRVPVLLDVPARLRFLCCEPLLGPVDLSPWLPALDWIIAGGESGPSARPVHPEWVRGLRDQCLAAGVPFFFKQWGASRAGHVLDGRLWEQLPSPRHEANESPPAPPG; encoded by the coding sequence ATGGAGCTCATCCCCTTCACCTTCAATCCCTGGTGGGGCTGCACCCGCGTCAGCCCCGGCTGCGACCACTGCTACGCCGAGCGCATCGATCTGCGCGCCGGTGGCGGGCACTGGGGCAAGGGAGCGCCCCGCCGCACCTTCGGGGAGAAATACTGGGCCAGGCCCCTGCAATGGGACAGGGCCGCGGCCCGGCTCGGCCAGCGCGCCCGGGTGCTCTGCGCCTCCATGGCGGACGTGTTCGACGCCGAGGCCCCCGAGGGCGCCCTGGAGCGGCTCTGGGCCCTCATCCGCCGCACGCCCCACCTCGACTGGCTGGTGCTCACCAAGCGCCCCGCCCGCATCGCCCGGAGCCTCCCACCGGACTGGGGCGGCGGCTACGCCAACGTATGGCTCGGCGCCACGGTGGAGGATCAAACGCTGGCGGAGCAGCGCGTCCCCGTCCTGCTCGATGTCCCCGCCCGGCTGCGCTTCCTGTGCTGTGAGCCCCTGCTCGGGCCCGTGGACCTTTCCCCCTGGTTGCCCGCGCTCGATTGGATCATCGCGGGCGGCGAGAGCGGCCCCTCGGCCCGCCCCGTCCACCCCGAGTGGGTACGCGGTCTGCGCGATCAGTGTCTCGCCGCCGGGGTTCCCTTCTTCTTCAAGCAATGGGGGGCTTCCCGTGCTGGCCATGTGCTCGACGGGCGCCTCTGGGAACAGCTCCCCTCCCCCCGTCACGAGGCCAACGAATCCCCACCGGCCCCCCCGGGTTGA
- a CDS encoding M1 family metallopeptidase, which produces MAHVTDDKNFRLPLTIRPRRYAATVTLDMEAKSFTGQQTIELELEKPSNEIILHALALQFGEVTFRGGNGKSLKPLEIQPVQISETVVLRFGEQLPAGAASLDVAWTGRFTEGLRGLYAAGKVASTQFEAADARRLFPCFDEPAFKARWALTVRVPPGLTTLANGALLKDEEDGQLRKLTFAETEVLSSYLVALVCGPLVGTPEEKVQGIPVRTWALPEKAHLTRFGQDAAVATLPRLQEYFGLPYAFGKVDQVGIPDFEAGAMENAGLITYREIALLLDPTTAPLSVQKRVAEVVTHELAHQWFGNWVTMVWWDDLWLNEAFATWMAYKIVDSWKPDWRVWLDFDAGKAAALHLDALRSTHPVRGEVRNANEAGESFDLITYEKGGAVLRMIEGFLGEGPFREGMRQYMRTHARSNAVADDLWRALANASSQPVLELANAWIGQGGYPLVSVSLEGRTVTLSQQRFYSEPGVKSGERWPVPMVLRFADGGGVREQRVLLRDAQTKVTLEGSGEVKWLCANAGSTGFYRVQYDAPALEKMSTNITALAPAERISLLADQWALVRSGQAPVAAFLDLAGRFGNEEDDAVLDELVSRLAYVESRLVEGAEQKRFQQWVEKLLGAGLKKLGWNAAPGESDHVKLRRAALVRAVGGVARSAEALGEARPRVVRMLDGDKGVLEPNLLDVAVAMVARSGDRALYEKLLEKMPGEPDPATQRRYLMALTSFEDPALADAAQKLFFTDKVKMQDVASFVTGLMGNRTGRDAWWAEMRKRWPDVLARTGRAPMLLRRVVESMGALRERKQLDEVRQLLTASPVEESKQAMEQTLEKLAQDVALRERAMPEVSAWLKRQP; this is translated from the coding sequence ATGGCGCACGTAACCGACGACAAGAACTTCCGGCTTCCCCTGACCATCCGTCCCCGGCGGTACGCGGCGACGGTGACGCTCGACATGGAGGCCAAGAGCTTCACGGGCCAGCAGACCATCGAGCTGGAGCTCGAGAAGCCCTCCAACGAAATCATCCTCCATGCCCTCGCGCTGCAGTTCGGCGAGGTGACCTTCCGGGGCGGCAACGGCAAGAGCCTCAAGCCCCTTGAGATTCAGCCCGTGCAGATCAGCGAGACGGTGGTGCTGCGCTTCGGCGAGCAGCTCCCGGCGGGCGCGGCGTCGCTGGACGTGGCGTGGACGGGCCGCTTCACCGAGGGCCTGCGGGGCCTGTACGCGGCGGGCAAGGTGGCGTCGACGCAGTTCGAGGCGGCGGACGCGCGGCGGCTCTTCCCGTGCTTCGACGAGCCGGCCTTCAAGGCGCGCTGGGCGCTCACGGTGCGGGTGCCTCCGGGGCTGACGACGCTGGCCAACGGCGCGCTGCTCAAGGACGAGGAGGACGGCCAGCTGCGCAAGCTGACCTTCGCGGAGACGGAGGTGCTCAGCTCGTACCTGGTGGCGCTGGTGTGCGGCCCGCTGGTGGGCACGCCCGAGGAGAAGGTGCAGGGCATTCCGGTGCGCACGTGGGCGCTGCCGGAGAAGGCGCACCTGACGCGCTTCGGGCAGGACGCGGCGGTGGCGACGCTGCCCCGGCTGCAGGAGTACTTCGGGCTGCCCTACGCCTTCGGCAAGGTGGACCAGGTGGGCATCCCCGACTTCGAGGCCGGCGCCATGGAGAACGCGGGCCTCATCACCTACCGGGAGATCGCCCTGCTGCTGGACCCCACCACCGCGCCGCTCTCCGTGCAGAAGCGGGTGGCCGAGGTGGTGACGCACGAGCTGGCGCACCAGTGGTTCGGCAACTGGGTGACGATGGTGTGGTGGGACGACCTGTGGCTCAACGAGGCCTTCGCCACGTGGATGGCGTACAAGATCGTCGACAGCTGGAAGCCGGACTGGCGCGTGTGGCTGGACTTCGACGCGGGCAAGGCGGCGGCGCTGCACCTGGACGCGCTGCGCTCCACGCACCCCGTGCGCGGCGAGGTGCGCAACGCCAACGAGGCCGGTGAGAGCTTCGATCTCATCACCTACGAGAAGGGCGGCGCGGTGCTGCGGATGATCGAAGGCTTCCTCGGCGAGGGGCCCTTCCGCGAGGGCATGCGCCAGTACATGCGCACGCACGCGCGCTCCAACGCGGTGGCGGATGACCTGTGGCGGGCGCTGGCCAATGCCTCGTCGCAGCCGGTGCTGGAGCTGGCCAACGCGTGGATCGGCCAGGGGGGCTACCCGCTGGTGTCGGTGTCGCTGGAGGGCCGGACGGTGACGCTGTCGCAGCAGCGCTTCTACTCGGAGCCGGGGGTGAAGAGCGGCGAGCGCTGGCCGGTGCCGATGGTGCTGCGCTTCGCGGACGGGGGCGGGGTGCGCGAGCAGCGGGTGCTGCTGCGGGACGCACAGACGAAGGTGACGCTGGAGGGCTCGGGCGAGGTGAAGTGGCTGTGCGCCAACGCGGGCTCCACGGGCTTCTACCGGGTGCAGTACGACGCTCCCGCGCTGGAGAAGATGTCGACGAACATCACGGCGCTGGCGCCCGCGGAGCGCATCTCGCTGCTGGCGGACCAGTGGGCGCTGGTGCGCAGCGGGCAGGCGCCGGTGGCGGCCTTCCTGGACCTGGCGGGCCGCTTCGGCAACGAGGAGGACGACGCCGTCCTGGACGAGCTGGTGAGCCGGCTGGCCTACGTGGAGAGCCGGCTGGTGGAGGGCGCGGAGCAGAAGCGCTTCCAGCAGTGGGTGGAGAAGCTGCTGGGGGCGGGGCTGAAGAAACTCGGCTGGAACGCGGCGCCGGGGGAGTCGGACCACGTGAAGCTGCGGCGCGCGGCGCTGGTGAGGGCGGTGGGAGGCGTGGCGCGCAGCGCGGAGGCGCTGGGCGAGGCGAGGCCCCGGGTGGTGCGGATGCTGGACGGGGACAAGGGGGTGCTGGAGCCGAACCTGCTGGACGTGGCGGTGGCGATGGTGGCGCGCTCGGGAGACCGGGCGCTCTACGAGAAGCTGCTGGAGAAGATGCCGGGGGAGCCGGATCCGGCGACGCAGCGGCGCTACCTCATGGCACTGACGTCCTTCGAGGACCCGGCGTTGGCGGACGCGGCCCAGAAGCTCTTCTTCACGGACAAGGTGAAGATGCAGGACGTGGCGAGCTTCGTGACGGGGCTGATGGGCAACCGGACGGGGCGCGACGCGTGGTGGGCGGAGATGCGGAAGCGCTGGCCGGACGTGCTGGCGAGGACGGGCCGGGCGCCGATGCTGCTGCGGCGGGTGGTGGAGTCGATGGGAGCCCTGCGCGAGCGCAAGCAGCTCGACGAGGTGCGCCAGCTGCTGACGGCGAGCCCGGTGGAGGAGTCGAAGCAGGCCATGGAGCAGACGCTGGAGAAGCTGGCGCAGGACGTGGCGTTGCGAGAGCGCGCCATGCCCGAGGTGAGCGCCTGGCTGAAGCGTCAGCCGTAG